In Ciconia boyciana chromosome 16, ASM3463844v1, whole genome shotgun sequence, one genomic interval encodes:
- the CENPX gene encoding LOW QUALITY PROTEIN: centromere protein X (The sequence of the model RefSeq protein was modified relative to this genomic sequence to represent the inferred CDS: deleted 2 bases in 1 codon) has product MAAAARATGRGPDASGTAAPPPRPRGARFRGAGAGKRGAMAEPGSRAGGFRKETVDRLLRLHFRDGRTRVNGDAQLLMAEMLNVFVREAAARAARQAQAEDLEKVDIEHVEKVLPQLLLDF; this is encoded by the exons ATGGCCGCCGCGGCGCGCGCTACCGGGCGCGGCCCTGACGCCAGCGGGacggcggcgccgccgccccgcccc cgcggGGCGCGCTtccggggggcgggggccggcaAGCGCGGCGCCATGGCGGAGCCGGGGAGCCGCGCCGGCGGCTTCAGGAAG GAGACGGTGGACCGACTGCTCCGCCTCCACTTCCGGGACGGGAGGACCCGAG TTAACGGCGACGCGCAGCTGTTGATGGCGGAGATGCTGAATGTCTTCGTCCGAG aagcagcagcacgAGCAGCACGGCAGGCTCAGGCGGAGGACCTGGAGAAAGTGGATATTGAGCATGTGGAGAAAGTGCTGCCACAGCTG CTTCTAGATTTCTAG